In Aristaeella hokkaidonensis, the following are encoded in one genomic region:
- a CDS encoding GrpB family protein has product MGIRTIIVLPYDAQWKQDFTAIKAELQEALDGLALRIEHVGSTSVPGLSAKPIIDIDVVIRDESMLEAVIAALGRIGYRHEGNYGIAGREAFGYEGKEHLRDHHLYVCPLDSPELKRHIAFRDYLRSHPEAVHEYSRVKEEGAELYPHDIDRYIEHKSPFIEGIYRKIGI; this is encoded by the coding sequence ATGGGTATAAGAACGATCATTGTTCTGCCGTATGACGCGCAGTGGAAACAGGATTTTACGGCAATCAAGGCAGAACTTCAGGAAGCACTGGACGGGTTGGCGCTGCGTATTGAGCATGTGGGCAGTACGTCTGTGCCGGGCTTATCTGCCAAGCCGATTATCGACATTGACGTCGTGATCCGGGATGAATCCATGCTGGAAGCAGTCATAGCAGCCCTGGGCAGGATCGGCTACAGGCACGAGGGTAATTACGGTATTGCCGGACGTGAAGCCTTCGGATACGAGGGAAAAGAGCACCTGCGGGATCATCACCTGTATGTCTGTCCGCTGGATTCACCTGAACTGAAACGGCATATCGCTTTCCGGGATTACCTGCGTTCCCATCCCGAGGCAGTGCATGAGTACAGCCGGGTAAAGGAAGAGGGAGCGGAACTGTATCCGCATGATATTGACAGATATATTGAACATAAGTCGCCCTTTATTGAGGGAATCTACCGGAAAATCGGGATCTGA
- a CDS encoding MerR family transcriptional regulator encodes MITIQGFAKLCGCNTQTLRYYDRIGLLTPAKVDPWTGYRYYEEEQAIQFVKIKNLQQADFSIEEIKNLLGKNDVLLMEAFEEKIREQERKLEKIKQIQQSYLEEAMDMQKMVNTVLGFVENKVSNPELWKEFGLDQEKENEIIAKVHEVLADWLGQCKEDGVDVSAMADDKAIDGLMNVVKEMEEGTFDEAQNMILAREGTNPEKDIPADAKKVMTRDGWEHIYEWIQELPNLGDGKENFFLFRIRKDSAANNPGFATMMLAVMAARYDAMKGGMTCKTCLSDDGINHFALYRR; translated from the coding sequence ATGATCACGATCCAGGGATTCGCAAAGCTTTGCGGATGCAATACCCAGACGCTGCGCTATTATGACCGTATCGGACTGCTGACCCCGGCCAAGGTGGACCCGTGGACGGGATACCGGTACTACGAGGAAGAGCAGGCTATACAGTTTGTGAAGATCAAGAACCTGCAGCAGGCTGATTTTTCCATCGAGGAGATCAAGAACCTGCTTGGGAAAAATGATGTTCTCCTGATGGAAGCGTTTGAGGAAAAGATCCGGGAGCAGGAACGAAAACTGGAAAAAATCAAACAAATACAGCAGTCATATCTCGAAGAAGCAATGGATATGCAGAAGATGGTCAATACAGTGCTCGGTTTTGTGGAAAACAAGGTGAGCAATCCTGAACTCTGGAAAGAATTCGGCCTTGATCAGGAGAAAGAGAATGAGATCATCGCCAAGGTGCATGAGGTGCTGGCAGACTGGCTGGGCCAGTGCAAGGAGGATGGCGTGGACGTTTCCGCCATGGCGGACGACAAGGCCATTGACGGATTGATGAATGTTGTCAAAGAAATGGAAGAAGGCACATTCGATGAAGCCCAGAATATGATCCTGGCACGGGAAGGAACCAATCCGGAGAAGGATATACCGGCTGACGCTAAAAAGGTCATGACCCGGGACGGTTGGGAGCATATCTATGAATGGATCCAGGAACTTCCGAACCTGGGAGACGGAAAAGAAAACTTCTTCCTGTTCAGGATCCGCAAGGACAGTGCGGCCAATAATCCCGGGTTTGCAACCATGATGCTGGCGGTGATGGCGGCACGGTATGACGCCATGAAAGGCGGCATGACCTGCAAGACCTGCCTGAGCGATGACGGGATCAACCACTTTGCCCTGTACCGGAGATAA
- a CDS encoding HAD family hydrolase: protein MNTRVIIFDFDGTLADTREAIITAKQETARQLGLVMASEQEYASTIGLATKVGFHVIYPELTDSMLDQCVSTYRKLFDEIRAQNPPVYFPGTDKVLARLKEKNILCTIATARNSCTLHEMLRLWKLDTWFSYILCAEDTAHLKPHPEPVLKTLKELSFQPEQALVVGDMPVDIGMGKNAGTCTCGVTYGNSDRDALIRAGADFIIDSIEELPDILK, encoded by the coding sequence ATGAACACACGGGTTATCATTTTTGACTTCGATGGAACCCTGGCAGATACCCGGGAAGCCATTATCACCGCCAAGCAGGAAACTGCCCGGCAGCTGGGACTGGTCATGGCTTCGGAGCAGGAGTACGCCTCCACAATCGGACTTGCCACCAAGGTGGGGTTCCACGTTATATACCCGGAGCTGACCGACAGCATGCTCGATCAATGTGTATCCACGTACAGGAAACTGTTTGATGAAATCCGGGCACAAAATCCGCCCGTATACTTTCCCGGCACGGACAAAGTCCTTGCCCGCCTGAAGGAGAAAAACATTCTCTGTACCATAGCCACCGCCAGAAACTCCTGTACCCTCCACGAAATGCTGCGGTTATGGAAACTGGATACCTGGTTCTCTTACATCCTATGCGCGGAAGACACGGCTCACCTGAAGCCGCATCCGGAACCCGTCCTGAAAACACTGAAGGAACTTTCCTTCCAGCCGGAGCAGGCTCTGGTTGTCGGCGATATGCCCGTGGATATCGGGATGGGGAAAAACGCCGGAACCTGCACCTGCGGCGTCACATACGGCAATTCTGACAGGGATGCACTGATCCGGGCCGGAGCCGATTTCATCATTGACAGCATCGAAGAACTTCCGGATATCCTGAAATAA
- a CDS encoding HD domain-containing protein, with translation MIMMTGLTEEIRQYVMDRSEAYKRDSEDHYDFWNEHIRYVYKEAMKLARQYHADETIVALGALLHDIALIEKAGDRKDHHLNGKILSDQILDRFSCPEDVKDRVLGCVLHHRSSKNAANIEELCVCDADILAHFDNIPMLFNSAFSRNNVPLNKVREGMKMAFEADYNELSERTKGLFRERYQMITEIVLGCDQDEQE, from the coding sequence ATGATCATGATGACCGGACTGACAGAAGAAATCAGGCAGTATGTGATGGACAGATCCGAAGCCTACAAGAGGGATTCGGAGGATCATTATGATTTCTGGAATGAACATATCCGGTATGTATATAAAGAGGCCATGAAGCTGGCGAGACAGTATCATGCGGATGAGACCATTGTTGCCCTGGGCGCCTTGCTGCATGATATTGCGTTGATTGAAAAGGCCGGAGACAGAAAAGACCATCACCTGAACGGGAAGATCCTGAGCGATCAGATCCTGGACCGGTTTTCCTGCCCGGAAGACGTTAAGGATCGGGTACTGGGATGTGTGCTGCATCACAGAAGTTCAAAAAACGCGGCCAATATCGAAGAGCTATGTGTGTGCGACGCGGATATCCTGGCCCACTTTGATAATATTCCCATGCTGTTTAATTCCGCTTTCAGCAGGAACAACGTTCCGCTGAACAAGGTCAGGGAAGGAATGAAAATGGCTTTTGAGGCAGACTATAATGAGCTGAGTGAAAGAACAAAAGGATTATTCCGTGAAAGATATCAGATGATCACTGAGATTGTTCTTGGCTGCGATCAGGATGAACAGGAATGA